The proteins below come from a single Streptomyces tubercidicus genomic window:
- a CDS encoding DUF3291 domain-containing protein translates to MSDQYHLAQANILYAVDSLKSETLAGFHELALEIDALARKAPGFVFRLESLFDLPEDPYMLNISVWESMESLRDFTYRGDHAESLRMRRTWFKPPRSAPSVLWWLPAGTLPDVNESMARLEMLNAKGPTPEAFTFRRMFQPPVS, encoded by the coding sequence ATGAGCGACCAATACCATCTGGCCCAGGCGAACATCTTGTACGCCGTCGATTCGCTGAAGTCGGAGACCCTGGCCGGCTTCCACGAGCTGGCCCTGGAGATCGACGCCCTCGCGCGCAAGGCACCGGGCTTCGTCTTCCGGCTGGAGTCCCTGTTTGACCTTCCCGAGGACCCGTACATGCTGAACATCTCGGTGTGGGAGTCCATGGAGTCGCTGCGGGACTTCACCTACCGCGGCGATCACGCCGAGTCACTGAGGATGCGCCGCACTTGGTTCAAGCCGCCGCGCAGCGCGCCGTCGGTGCTGTGGTGGCTGCCCGCCGGCACCCTGCCTGACGTCAACGAAAGCATGGCCCGGCTAGAGATGCTCAACGCCAAGGGGCCGACCCCGGAAGCCTTCACCTTCCGGCGCATGTTCCAGCCGCCGGTGTCCTGA